In Acipenser ruthenus chromosome 6, fAciRut3.2 maternal haplotype, whole genome shotgun sequence, the following proteins share a genomic window:
- the LOC117410890 gene encoding pleckstrin-like produces METEPKKIREGYLVKKGTVFNSWKAMWVVLFDDGIEFYKKKTDSSPKGMIPLKGGSISSLCQDFGKRMFVIKLSTGKKQDHFFQAAFLEERDAWIKDIKRAITCLEAGHKFARKSTRKSIRLSETVDLGALYIAMKNQESGVKELKLEKDKRVFNYCFTGSTVIDWLMANNKTRNRQEGLMLATALLNEGYLQPAGDISKKTVESVSDVTLLDQHDALYYFADSGFYCEGYSSDEDVVWKEEFRGTVVKQGCLLKQGHRRKNWKVRKCILRDDPAYMHYYDPTKGEDYALGAIHLRGSVVTAVEHVQDAKKYDIEGNLFEIITSDETHYFLQAATPTERKEWIQAIQTVAKTGK; encoded by the exons ATGGAGACGGAACCTAAAAAGATCAGGGAGGGATATTTGGTTAAAAAG GGAACCGTGTTTAACTCCTGGAAGGCAATGTGGGTTGTGCTGTTTGATGATGGGATTGAATTCTACAAGAAGAAAACAGACAGCAGTCCCAAAGGAATGATCCCGCTGAAAGGGGGGTCCATCTCTAGTCTATGCCAAGACTTTGGAAAAAGAATG TTTGTTATTAAACTCAGCACAGGAAAGAAACAAGATCACTTTTTTCAGGCTGCTTTTCTAGAAGAGAGGGATGCCTGGATTAAAGACATCAAGAGAGCAATCACATGCCTTGAAGCGGGACACAAATTTGCAAGAAAATCAACTCGGAAATCAATAAGATTGTCAGAAACTGTCGATTTAGG TGCTCTTTATATCGCCATGAAGAACCAAGAATCTGGAGTGAAAGAACTGAAACTGGAGAAAGACAAACGAGTCTTCAATTACTGTTTCACAG GAAGCACTGTCATTGACTGGCTGATGGCAAACAACAAGACAAGAAATCGGCAGGAGGGTCTCATGCTTGCGACTGCTCTTCTGAATGAAGGTTATCTGCAGCCTGCTGGAGACATTTCCAAAAAGACAGTGGAAAGTGTATCAGATGTCACACTCCTTGATCAACATGATGCTCTTTATTACTTT GCAGACAGTGGCTTTTACTGTGAGGGATACTCAAGCGATGAAGATGTCGTTTGGAAAGAAGAGTTCAGAGGGACGGTTGTGAAACAAGGGTGCCTATTGAAACAG GGACACCGAAGGAAAAACTGGAAAGTGAGAAAATGTATTCTAAGAGATGATCCTGCCTACATGCATTACTATGATCCTACCAAG GGCGAGGATTATGCTCTTGGTGCTATCCACTTGCGTGGCTCTGTGGTGACTGCTGTAGAACACGTACAAGATG cTAAGAAGTACGACATAGAAGGCAATCTCTTTGAAATCATCACATCAGATGAAACTCACTACTTTCTACAAGCAGCTACGCCTACTGAGCGGAAAGAGTGGATCCAGGCCATTCAAACAGTGGCCAAGACTGGAAAATAG